From Cucumis melo cultivar AY chromosome 1, USDA_Cmelo_AY_1.0, whole genome shotgun sequence, a single genomic window includes:
- the LOC103500781 gene encoding histidine-containing phosphotransfer protein 4 gives MEKTQLRRQLANIRQSLFDQGFLDEQFVQLEELQDDANPNFVEEIVTLYYRDSSRLILSIEQALQKSPLDFNKLDALMHQFKGSSSSIGAKKVKAECTQLREYCKAGSGEGCMRTFQQLKKEYTTLRKKLEAYFQLARQAGPIESACRPK, from the exons ATGGAGAAAACACAGTTGCGTAGGCAGCTTGCTAACATTAGGCAGTCCCTTTTTGATCAG GGATTTCTTGATGAACAGTTTGTGCAGTTAGAGGAACTGCAAGATGATGCTAACCCAAACTTTGTGGAGGAAATTGTTACATTGTACTACAGAGACTCATCCAGACTGATTCTTAGCATAGAGCAAGCACT ACAAAAGAGCCCTCTGGACTTCAATAAGTTGGATGCCCTTATGCACCAGTTTAAAGGAAGTAGCTCAAG TATTGGAGCCAAAAAGGTGAAAGCTGAGTGCACACAGTTGAGGGAATATTGCAAGGCAGGAAGTGGAGAAGG ATGTATGAGAACATTCCAACAACTGAAGAAAGAATATACAACTCTGAGAAAGAAGCTTGAAGCCTATTTTCAG CTCGCAAGACAGGCTGGGCCCATTGAATCTGCCTGTCGGCCCAAGTAA